In Desulfonatronum thiosulfatophilum, a single window of DNA contains:
- the hpf gene encoding ribosome hibernation-promoting factor, HPF/YfiA family: MEITFTFKNFEPSNHLKGYARERFDKINRYLRPDDDGEIAVNLSVEKYRHMAEVILTGKDMHFSATSESEDMYSTIDLVLDKLEAQVRKIKEKSKDHRRGQKGQSARVDVISFTQDETGKREQTITETDNFEPKPMSVDEAAMQLEALGNEFLVFFNADIERVNVIYRRKSSDFGLIDPGI, from the coding sequence ATGGAAATCACATTCACGTTTAAGAATTTTGAGCCGTCGAATCACCTCAAAGGGTATGCCCGTGAACGTTTTGACAAAATCAACCGCTACCTGCGGCCGGACGATGACGGCGAGATCGCGGTGAATCTCTCCGTGGAAAAATACCGCCACATGGCCGAGGTCATATTGACGGGCAAGGACATGCATTTTTCCGCGACCAGCGAGAGTGAGGACATGTATTCCACCATCGATCTGGTTCTGGACAAGCTCGAGGCCCAGGTCCGCAAGATCAAGGAGAAAAGCAAGGACCACCGTCGCGGCCAGAAAGGGCAATCCGCAAGGGTTGATGTGATCTCCTTCACCCAGGACGAAACCGGAAAGCGTGAACAGACCATTACGGAAACGGACAATTTTGAACCCAAGCCCATGTCCGTGGACGAAGCGGCCATGCAGCTTGAAGCTCTGGGCAACGAATTCCTGGTGTTCTTCAATGCGGATATTGAGCGCGTGAACGTAATTTATCGCCGAAAAAGCAGCGATTTCGGCTTGATTGATCCGGGAATATAA
- the rpoN gene encoding RNA polymerase factor sigma-54, with product MALELRQQLKLTQQLVMTPQLQQAIKLLQLSRMELVESIQQELLENPVLEIVPESLDEAVMEVEKKDPADERFQSVNVEEPRQLHDPEWQDYLGEFSSVSRQMQGRDWEVPEEGMSFEARLAGKSTLTGHLSWQLRLSSLPQKDLAISNVILGNLDSVGYLCEPLEEIALMAECSVEEAERVLRIMQRLDPIGVCARNLQECLMVQMEELGLDDPVLVSFVKDHMEELEKRRYKPLAKKFKLTMDEIREYLECIQRLDPMPGKSFNTDDPQFTSPDVYVHQQGEDFIVVLNEDEIPGLMINEAYAKDMAIHGKGAKEYIQEKVRSAHWLMKSLYQRQRTLYKVAESIVRFQLEFFRHGVTHLKPMILKDVALDISMHESTVSRITTNKYMNTPHGIFELKFFFNSALGMDDGSEAGSESVKAEIKKLISEEDPKRPLSDELISQLLKKSLGVNIARRTVAKYRMALNIDSSSKRKSIF from the coding sequence ATGGCTCTTGAACTACGCCAGCAGCTGAAGCTGACGCAACAACTGGTGATGACTCCCCAGTTGCAACAAGCCATCAAGTTGCTTCAGCTTTCCCGAATGGAGCTGGTTGAAAGCATTCAACAGGAATTACTTGAAAATCCGGTTTTGGAGATCGTCCCGGAAAGCCTCGATGAGGCCGTCATGGAGGTGGAGAAAAAAGATCCTGCCGACGAGCGTTTTCAATCCGTCAATGTTGAAGAGCCGCGTCAACTGCATGACCCGGAATGGCAGGACTATCTTGGGGAATTTTCCAGCGTCAGCCGGCAGATGCAAGGCAGGGACTGGGAAGTGCCTGAAGAAGGAATGAGTTTTGAGGCCCGGCTGGCGGGCAAGTCGACCTTGACCGGTCATCTTTCCTGGCAGTTGCGGCTTTCGTCATTGCCGCAAAAAGATCTTGCCATCAGCAACGTGATCCTTGGCAATCTTGATTCGGTGGGGTACCTGTGCGAGCCCCTCGAGGAGATTGCGCTCATGGCGGAGTGCAGCGTCGAGGAGGCTGAAAGGGTGCTCCGGATCATGCAACGGCTGGATCCTATCGGAGTATGCGCCAGAAACCTGCAGGAATGCCTGATGGTTCAGATGGAGGAATTGGGGCTGGATGATCCGGTGCTGGTTTCTTTCGTCAAGGATCACATGGAGGAACTGGAAAAGCGCCGCTACAAGCCTCTGGCCAAGAAGTTCAAGCTCACCATGGATGAGATCAGGGAGTACCTGGAGTGCATTCAACGGCTTGATCCCATGCCCGGGAAGAGCTTCAACACCGATGATCCGCAGTTTACCAGCCCGGATGTGTATGTGCATCAACAAGGCGAGGATTTCATCGTTGTCCTGAACGAGGACGAAATTCCGGGACTGATGATCAATGAGGCCTATGCCAAAGACATGGCCATTCATGGGAAGGGGGCAAAAGAGTACATTCAGGAGAAAGTGCGTTCCGCTCACTGGCTGATGAAAAGTCTGTACCAGCGTCAGCGGACCCTGTACAAGGTCGCGGAAAGCATTGTCCGGTTTCAGCTGGAATTTTTTCGTCACGGCGTGACCCACTTGAAACCGATGATTCTGAAGGACGTGGCTTTGGACATCAGCATGCATGAATCCACTGTGAGCCGGATCACAACGAACAAGTACATGAACACGCCGCACGGCATTTTTGAACTGAAATTTTTCTTTAACAGCGCCTTGGGAATGGATGACGGCAGTGAGGCCGGCTCGGAAAGCGTCAAGGCGGAAATCAAGAAATTGATATCCGAGGAGGACCCTAAACGACCGCTGAGCGACGAGTTGATCTCCCAGTTGTTGAAAAAATCCCTGGGGGTGAATATTGCCCGCCGAACCGTGGCCAAGTATCGTATGGCGTTGAACATTGACTCATCATCCAAGCGGAAATCGATATTTTAA
- the lptB gene encoding LPS export ABC transporter ATP-binding protein, translating into MSSILIGSDLRKSFGQKEVVRGITVRVRQGEIVGLLGPNGAGKTTTFYMLVGVVKPSGGSVELDGQQITTWPLHERARLGLSYLPQESSVFKKLTVLQNLQIIFEYTDLSRSIQHKKAEALMEELGISKLADQKAMYLSGGERRRLEIARALIRNPKFMLLDEPFAGIDPLAVDDIQVIITSLRERGIGVLISDHNVRETLKICTRASIVFEGKAIFEGSPEEIVADSSARKVYLGEDFCL; encoded by the coding sequence ATGAGTTCAATACTGATCGGCAGTGATCTGCGTAAATCCTTCGGCCAAAAAGAGGTAGTCCGCGGAATCACTGTTCGTGTGCGGCAGGGAGAAATCGTTGGGCTGCTGGGGCCCAACGGCGCAGGCAAAACCACGACGTTTTACATGCTGGTCGGAGTGGTTAAGCCTTCGGGCGGATCCGTCGAGCTGGACGGGCAGCAAATCACGACATGGCCGCTGCATGAGCGAGCCCGTCTGGGGCTGAGTTATCTGCCCCAGGAAAGCTCGGTTTTCAAAAAGTTGACTGTCCTGCAAAACCTGCAGATTATTTTTGAATACACTGATTTATCCCGTTCCATTCAGCACAAAAAAGCGGAAGCCTTGATGGAAGAGTTGGGGATTTCCAAGCTGGCAGATCAGAAGGCCATGTATTTGTCCGGTGGTGAACGTCGAAGGCTGGAGATCGCCCGCGCCCTGATTCGCAATCCAAAATTCATGTTGTTGGATGAACCATTTGCGGGTATTGATCCACTTGCGGTGGATGATATTCAGGTCATCATTACTTCGCTCAGAGAACGGGGCATCGGGGTGTTGATTTCAGATCACAATGTCCGCGAGACATTGAAAATTTGCACCAGAGCCTCCATTGTTTTCGAAGGGAAAGCCATTTTTGAAGGCTCTCCGGAGGAAATCGTGGCGGATTCAAGTGCTCGAAAAGTATATCTTGGTGAGGATTTTTGTCTATGA
- a CDS encoding LptA/OstA family protein: MAWKSVLLCLVAVTAFAAWSWANDEEAVPTRITAERLRYDHHKHQIEFIGNVHVDRPNFQLRSERLLIFLRTLPREDRPEDVSVEQDMEAQVDIDKMIALGKVFLKHEERIGHGDMATYWVDQGVLRLEGNAIVEGGGTKLEGNVITLNVQEKEVDVQGRKDRRVEGVFMLPREQGEQ; encoded by the coding sequence ATGGCTTGGAAATCCGTATTGTTGTGCCTCGTCGCAGTCACGGCCTTCGCGGCATGGAGCTGGGCGAATGACGAGGAGGCCGTGCCCACCCGGATCACGGCTGAGCGTTTGCGCTATGATCACCATAAACACCAGATAGAGTTCATCGGAAATGTGCATGTGGACAGGCCGAATTTTCAACTCCGCTCGGAACGGCTGCTGATTTTTTTGCGGACCTTGCCCCGGGAGGATCGTCCGGAAGACGTGTCCGTGGAACAGGACATGGAAGCCCAGGTGGATATTGATAAGATGATCGCCCTAGGCAAGGTTTTTTTGAAGCATGAAGAGCGGATCGGCCACGGGGATATGGCTACATATTGGGTCGATCAGGGGGTGCTGCGCCTGGAGGGAAATGCCATTGTGGAAGGCGGAGGCACCAAGCTGGAAGGCAATGTAATCACGCTCAACGTCCAGGAGAAAGAGGTAGACGTGCAGGGACGCAAGGATCGGAGAGTGGAGGGCGTTTTCATGCTGCCCCGCGAGCAGGGGGAGCAATGA